The Streptomyces pratensis genomic interval ACGTGCTGGACCGCGTACTCCTGGTCGAGGCGCTGTCACGTCTCCCGGATCACCAACGCCAGGTCCTGTGCCTGACCTTCTGGGCGGACCTGACCCAGGCTCAGATCTCCGACTTCACCGGGATGCCTCTGGGCACCGTCAAGAGCCATGCACGGCGGGGCCTGCACCAACTGCGTGAGGAAATCGATGGTCGAACTGACGAGTACGTGACATAGAACCATCGACGCATAGGACCATCGACACCACCCGAGCCCTGCTCCGCCTCGTCCGAAGGCGAGCCGAGGTAGCGTTCGCCGCACTCAGCGCCGACACCTGCCGCGAACCCCGGGACACCCGAAGCGCAGCGAAGGCGACCGCGCCCGGCGGCGGACCGAGATCGCGCAGGCACATGACGGGCGATGGTGGGGCTCGTGGTCGTGGGCGGGACGACGACCCCGTTGAGACCAGCAGAAGATCCTCTCGACGGCCAGTAGCGGGGTGTGGCCTCGGAGCCCTTTGCGACCTGGGGTTCGTAGCGCTCCCTGGCAGAAGGTGGAGGCACCGCCGTTGCGCCTCATGGTGGCAGCAACCCCTGCTGGCCCCGGCCTTCGAGAAGGATCTCTGGCGTGCCGCGTCTTCGCAGGCAGGGGACGAGCCGGCGGTTGCACCCCTCGTCGCCCAGGAGATGGGCGGGCCGGGTGCGAGGTGGACCGGGAACCGGTCGGCGCACTCCGATTCACTCCGGTTCACTCCGGTTCGATGCCGCTCAGGAACGGCAGTCCGACCCGCAGGACCGCACGCGGTTTCGGCTCAGGTGTCCGCGGATGCGACGCGCGCCGGTGACAGGTCCGCCGGGTACGAGAGCTCAGAGGACGTGTCACGCAGCAAAGGTGAGCACATACGTGGCGCCCTGCACCATGACGGCACCGACCCCGCTGAGGTCTGTCCCACTCGGAAGGCGTCAGTGTGGACCCGCCGCACATGACCAGCCCCATCGAGGCACCACCGCTCCTCGCGCGCTTGGACAGGGACCTTCTGTCGAACAAGTACTCGAACCAGTTCCCTGGTGTCCATCTCGCACACCCGAGGCAACCTGAGCGACAGATAGTGCTTGACCTGGAGCTTCCTACATAAGGCAGACGGTTCGGAAGTCATATGGACGCCCGGTAAACTCGGGACACGTGACTGCTGTGTCTGCGAAGCCTCGCATCCCCAATGTCCTGGCCGGCCGCTATGCCTCTACGGAGCTGGCCGTCCTCTGGTCCCCCGAGCAGAAGGTGAAGCTGGAACGTCAGCTGTGGCTGGCGGTGCTGCGCGCTCAGAAGGACCTCGGGATCGAGGTGCCCGACGCGGCGCTGGCCGACTACGAGCGTGTGATCGACCAGGTCGACCTCGCATCGATCGCCGAGCGCGAGAAGGTCACCCGGCACGACGTGAAGGCTCGGATCGAGGAGTTCAACGCTCTCGCCGGCCACGAGCAGGTGCACAAGGGCATGACCTCCCGGGACCTCACCGAGAACGTCGAGCAACTGCAGATCCGCCTCTCGCTGGAGCTGATGCGCGACCGTACGGTGGCGGTCCTGGCGCGACTCGGCAAGCTCGCGGCGGAGTACGGCGAACTGGTCATCGCGGGCCGCTCACACAACGTCGCCGCGCAGGCGACGACGCTCGGCAAGCGCTTCGCCACCGCCGCGGACGAGCTGCTGGTGGCGTACGGGCGGCTGGAGGACCTGCTGGGCCGCTACCCGCTACGGGGCATCAAGGGGCCCGTCGGTACGGCGCAGGACATGCTGGACCTGCTCGGCGGAGACGCGGGCAAGCTCGCCGACCTGGAGCAGCGCATCGCAGGGCACCTCGGCTTCGCGCACGCCTTCACCTCCGTCGGTCAGGTCTACCCCCGTTCCCTCGACTACGACGTCGTGACCGCACTGGTGCAGCTGGCCGCCGCACCCTCTTCGGTCGCCAAGACCATCAGGCTGATGGCCGGACACGAGCTGGTGACCGAGGGCTTCAAGCCCGGCCAGGTCGGCTCCTCGGCGATGCCGCACAAGATGAACACCCGCTCCTGCGAGCGCGTCAACGGCCTGATGGTGATCCTGCGCGGCTACGCGTCGATGACGGGTGAGCTGGCGGGCGACCAGTGGAACGAGGGCGATGTGTCCTGCTCCGTGGTCCGCCGTGTCGCTCTGCCGGATGCCTTCTTCGCATTCGACGGTCTGCTCGAGACCTTCCTCACCGTGCTCGACGAGTTCGGTGCGTTCCCCGCGGTCGTGGCGCGTGAGCTCGACCGCTACCTCCCCTTCCTCGCCACGACCAAGGTGCTGATGGGTGCGGTGCGGGCCGGAGTCGGACGCGAGGTCGCGCACGAGGCGATCAAGGAGAACGCTGTTGCCTCGGCTCTTGCCATGCGGGAGCAGGGCGCGGAGCGCAACGAGCTGCTGGACAAGCTGGCCGCGGACGAGCGGATCCCGCTCGGCCGCGGTGAGCTCGATGACCTGATGGCGGACAAGCTGTCGTTCACCGGCGCGGCGGGCGACCAGGTCACCGCCCTGGTGTCGAGGATCGAGGAGATCACAAAGCAGCACCCGGAAGCCGCCGCGTACGCCCCCGGCTCGATCCTCTGACGGTCGGCCGCGTACCTTCGGCCATGTGACCCCCGAAGAGCTGCTCGCCGCCCGCGACCGCGTCGTACCCGACGTGGTCGCGGGTGGTCTGCGTGTACTGTTCTGCGGCATCAACCCGAGCCTCATGACTGCCGCCACGGGTCACCACTTCGCCCACCCGGGTAATCGGTTCTGGCCCGTGCTGCACCGGTCAGGGTTCACCCTCAGGCAGCTGAAGCCGTCGGAGCAGGACCAGCTGCTCGGATTCGGCCTGGGCATCACCAATGTGGTGGCCAGAGCCACGGCTCGGGCGGACGAGCTCGACGCGGAAGAATTCCGTGAGGGCGGCAGATTGCTGTCGGCCAAGGTGGAAGAGCTGGCCCCTCTGTGGCTGGCGGTCGTCGGCGTCACCGCTTATCGCACCGCCTTCGGCGATCGCGGTGCGCGGATCGGCCCTCAGGAGCGGACCGTCGGCGGTGCGCGTGTCTGGGCGTTGCCCAACCCGAGCGGCCTGAACGCGCACTGGACGGTCAGCACCATGGCGGACGAGTACGCCCGCCTGTCGGCGGCGGTCGGCCGGAAATCCTCCGGCTAGGCAGCTCTCCTCCCCCGATCCCGCAGGAGCTGATGTGGCCCTGCTGGAGGACTGCTGCGGGATTACTGTGGCCGGGGCGCCGCATAAGCGGACTCTCTTGCCTCTCAGGGCGGGTCGACCACGGTGACCAGGACTCCCAACTCGCAGGCCGGCCCGTCATCCTCCTGGTAGAGCACCACGGCAATCCACCGTCCTTCCGCACGCCATAGTTGCAGATACTCGCATCCCGCCACTGGTTCGGCCCAGGGTTCCGCTATCGCCTCCCCCGCCATCATCCGTTCCTGCGCACTCCACAGGCTGACGACCTGTGGTTCGCCCCAGCGCAGGGTGAGCAGCGTGAGCAGCGCGTCGTGTTCCGCCAGACACTGCACTCGGCGTTCCAGCTGGTCCGCCCCGTCTCCTTCCTCGTGCCCGTCCTCGCTCAGGAGGAGTGCCGTGTGGTATCCAGGTCCGCTGACTCCCGAGCCCGACGGAACGCGCGCCGTGGGGAAGTCTTTGATGCGCATCCCGTCGATGAGGCGGAGGTGATGTGCGGTGGTCATACCGTCAGTAAACCTGCTGGCACTGACACATGGCCCCGCCAGGCACTACCCAGCCTCCCGAAGTGCGGATGTCGGCCACCCGAACTGCGGGCAGCAGAGCCGTGCCCCCGCTCGGCCGCAGTGGCTGACTCAGGCGTCCCGCTTCCGTAGGGTCCACCAGCCTGCGACCAGTGCGGCAGACGCCCACCCCGCAGTGACGGCCAGCCCCGTCCACGGTCCCAGGCTTCCCTCGTGTTGGCTGCGGAGCACCAACTGTCCTGCCTGGTCAGGCAGATACTGTGCGGCGCCTCCTGCTATTTCGCCGACCACGAGGGAGACGATCAGGATGAAGGGGATGAGCAGACTCAGTGCGGCGACAGCGCTGCGCAATACCGCGGTCAGCCCCGCTGAGAGCAGGGCCATCAGAGCGAGGTACAGGCCACCACCGAAGGCTGCGCGCAGGGCACCTGGTTCCCCCAGACCGATCGTGTACTCGCCCATGAACAATTGCCCCACCAGAAACGCGGCAAAGCTGGTGATCAGCCCCACGACCAGGGCGAGCCCACCGATCGTCGCCATCTTGGCGAAGTAGAACAGGCTGCGACTGGGGACGGCCGTGAAGGAAATCCGCAGGGCTCCGTTCAGGAACTCGGACGACAGAGCGCTCGCGCCGAAGCAGATGGCCGCGATCTGACCGAAGTTCAGCGCATAGAACGCGGAGAAAAGCAGGTCCTTACCCGGATTATCCGCCTCTGCCTGCCCGACTGTGGAAGAGGCGAGCACGGTGACGGAGATGGTCGCGGCGAAGACCGCTATGAGGGAACCGGCAACGGACCGCACCGACTTGATTTTGATCCATTCGGAGTGCAGCACCGCAGTCGTCGACATGGCCATGGCGATCAGGCCTCCTGACCGATGGAGGAGGACGTGACGGCGGCGAATTCCGTCTCGGCCGCCGTGAGATCCAAGTAGGCCTCCTCCAGCGTGGCCTGCTCAGCGATGAGTTCGAGAAGCGGGATGCCCTCGAAGGCGGCCAGGGCCCCGATTTCCTCCGCCGTGGCTCCGTCGACCGACCAGCGCCCGTCGTCGCCCTGCACCGGCTCGTACCCTTTACGGATCAGCGCATCTCGCATCCGCGTGGATTCGGTCGTACGGAGCCGGACACCGGGCCGGCTGCGGGAAGCGAGGAACTCGCGCATCGGCATGTCGACAAGGAGCCTGCCCTTACCGAGGACCACCAGGTGGTCGGCGAACGAAGAGGTCTCATTCATCAGGTGGCTGGAAACCAGGACCGTACGGCCTTCGTCGGCCAGCTTCCGCATCAGCTCCCTGATCCAGACGATGCCTTCCGGATCCAGTCCGTTCGACGGTTCGTCCAGCATCACAACCTCCGGATCGCCCAGAAGTGCAGCGGCGATACCGAGCCGCTGTCTCATTCCGAGGGAGAAGGTCTTGATCCGCCGCCCACCGACCGGGCCGAGACCGGCTTTCACGAGCACCTCTTCGACCCTGGTGACGGCTATACCGTTGCTCGTGGCGAGCGCGAGCAAGTGATTGCGGGCGGTGCGCGAGCCATGTGCCGCCTGAGCGTCGAGCAGCGCGCCGACTCGGCGCAGCGGATTGTCCAGAGAGGCGTAGGGCTGTCCACCGATCGTGGCGGAGCCGCCGGTCACCCGGTCCAGACCGAGGACCAGGCGCATGGTGGTGGACTTGCCCGCGCCGTTGGGCCCGAGGAAGCCGGTCACCCGGCAGGGCCGCACGCTGAACGTGAGGTGGTCCACCGCGCGGGTGGCTCCGTAGTCCTTGGTGAGCTCATGCACATCGATGCTGGTCATGACCTCAGCCTGGCCCTCGGTCCCGGTCGGCCGCCTCCCCCGCCCGAGTGGTTCGTCTCCCTCTCTCGGGGGAGCCGTTCCCCGTTCCGCCCTGACACGATGGCGGCATGCGCCGCTTCTTCTCAATGCTGGCCAGGCCGGCCACGTACTGTCGCTGGCTGCACCTGCTCATTCCGGCAGCCGTAGGCAGCGTGTGGCTTTTCATCTCCCCCAGCAAGCCGTGGATGCCATTCGTCTTCGCGATACCTGTCGGGCTGCTGCCGGCGATGCGTCTGGCCGAAGGGGTTCAGGCGCAGCTGCTGCTCACACCCGAGCAGCGTGGCCGCCCCGACGCCGCGATCTCCACGGGTCCTGCCACGACTTGGGCAGCCCGGTGGCGAACAGTCGCCTGGCTGGAGGTGCGGCTCGCGCTCGCGACAGTGACATGCTTCGCAACGGTCTGGCTGTCGGCGACGGCGGTCGATCTCGTACGAGGTTCGTTCGGCACGGGTCCGAGCGATGTCTGGCTGGCCGGCGGTATCGCGCCCGGCTGGTGGTGCGCACTGCTCGCACCCCTGCCGGTGCTGATACTTCTCGGGTTGATCGTCCTGTGCGGTGAATTGGCAGCGGCAGCGGCGCGCGGGCTGCTGGGCCCGTCGCCGACCGAGCGGATGACCGCTTTGGAGAAGCGCACCGAACAGTTGCTGGAGCGTAACCGCATAGCACGCGAACTGCACGATTCGATCGGGCATGCCCTGACGGTCGCGGTGGTACAGGCAGGAGCTGCCAGAGCAGCGGGAAACCCGGAGTTCACCGCGCGGGCACTCGCTGCGATCGAGGAGACGGGACGCAACGCACTGGATGATCTGGAGCGCGTCCTGGGGGTGTTGCGCGAGTCGGACGCTCCCAATAGCGGGCGTCCGACCCTGGCGGAGGCCGACCGGTTGCTGGAATCGGCGCGTGGCTCCGGGGCGAGGATCGACGTGGAAATGGACGGCCCGCTGGAGTTGGTGCCCGGTCCCGTGTCCCGCGAGGGCTACCGCATTCTGCAGGAGTCGCTCACGAATGTGCTGCGTCACGCCGGCGCGGTCCCCGTACGGGTGAGGATCGTCGTGGTGGAAGAGCGGCTGGAGCTGGAGGTGGCCAACCCCCTCCCGGGATCACCGCGCGGTTCGGGCGGTGGCAGCGGGCTCCGGGGTATACGCGAGCGGGCCGCTCTTCTGGGCGGCAAGGCCAGAACCGGCCCGCGCGAAGGGGAATGGAGGGTGCACGCGACGCTTCCGCTGGACCGCATACGCTGACCGGATGCCCGTTACCGTTCTTCTCGTCGATGACGAGCCCTTGGTGCGCGCGGGGCTGCGCGCGGTCCTGGAAGCACAGCCTGACATCGAGGTGGT includes:
- the purB gene encoding adenylosuccinate lyase is translated as MTAVSAKPRIPNVLAGRYASTELAVLWSPEQKVKLERQLWLAVLRAQKDLGIEVPDAALADYERVIDQVDLASIAEREKVTRHDVKARIEEFNALAGHEQVHKGMTSRDLTENVEQLQIRLSLELMRDRTVAVLARLGKLAAEYGELVIAGRSHNVAAQATTLGKRFATAADELLVAYGRLEDLLGRYPLRGIKGPVGTAQDMLDLLGGDAGKLADLEQRIAGHLGFAHAFTSVGQVYPRSLDYDVVTALVQLAAAPSSVAKTIRLMAGHELVTEGFKPGQVGSSAMPHKMNTRSCERVNGLMVILRGYASMTGELAGDQWNEGDVSCSVVRRVALPDAFFAFDGLLETFLTVLDEFGAFPAVVARELDRYLPFLATTKVLMGAVRAGVGREVAHEAIKENAVASALAMREQGAERNELLDKLAADERIPLGRGELDDLMADKLSFTGAAGDQVTALVSRIEEITKQHPEAAAYAPGSIL
- the mug gene encoding G/U mismatch-specific DNA glycosylase, producing MTPEELLAARDRVVPDVVAGGLRVLFCGINPSLMTAATGHHFAHPGNRFWPVLHRSGFTLRQLKPSEQDQLLGFGLGITNVVARATARADELDAEEFREGGRLLSAKVEELAPLWLAVVGVTAYRTAFGDRGARIGPQERTVGGARVWALPNPSGLNAHWTVSTMADEYARLSAAVGRKSSG
- a CDS encoding ABC transporter permease, whose protein sequence is MAMSTTAVLHSEWIKIKSVRSVAGSLIAVFAATISVTVLASSTVGQAEADNPGKDLLFSAFYALNFGQIAAICFGASALSSEFLNGALRISFTAVPSRSLFYFAKMATIGGLALVVGLITSFAAFLVGQLFMGEYTIGLGEPGALRAAFGGGLYLALMALLSAGLTAVLRSAVAALSLLIPFILIVSLVVGEIAGGAAQYLPDQAGQLVLRSQHEGSLGPWTGLAVTAGWASAALVAGWWTLRKRDA
- a CDS encoding ABC transporter ATP-binding protein, with amino-acid sequence MTSIDVHELTKDYGATRAVDHLTFSVRPCRVTGFLGPNGAGKSTTMRLVLGLDRVTGGSATIGGQPYASLDNPLRRVGALLDAQAAHGSRTARNHLLALATSNGIAVTRVEEVLVKAGLGPVGGRRIKTFSLGMRQRLGIAAALLGDPEVVMLDEPSNGLDPEGIVWIRELMRKLADEGRTVLVSSHLMNETSSFADHLVVLGKGRLLVDMPMREFLASRSRPGVRLRTTESTRMRDALIRKGYEPVQGDDGRWSVDGATAEEIGALAAFEGIPLLELIAEQATLEEAYLDLTAAETEFAAVTSSSIGQEA
- a CDS encoding sensor histidine kinase: MRRFFSMLARPATYCRWLHLLIPAAVGSVWLFISPSKPWMPFVFAIPVGLLPAMRLAEGVQAQLLLTPEQRGRPDAAISTGPATTWAARWRTVAWLEVRLALATVTCFATVWLSATAVDLVRGSFGTGPSDVWLAGGIAPGWWCALLAPLPVLILLGLIVLCGELAAAAARGLLGPSPTERMTALEKRTEQLLERNRIARELHDSIGHALTVAVVQAGAARAAGNPEFTARALAAIEETGRNALDDLERVLGVLRESDAPNSGRPTLAEADRLLESARGSGARIDVEMDGPLELVPGPVSREGYRILQESLTNVLRHAGAVPVRVRIVVVEERLELEVANPLPGSPRGSGGGSGLRGIRERAALLGGKARTGPREGEWRVHATLPLDRIR